The Coffea eugenioides isolate CCC68of chromosome 8, Ceug_1.0, whole genome shotgun sequence genome has a segment encoding these proteins:
- the LOC113780249 gene encoding uncharacterized protein LOC113780249 — protein sequence MPRSSRTGKLKFDPEIEKIARRLTKETKLLKQQISAASLFDIEGSSDLGNSSVELEATLPQLNETMAGQRTLRELATPNVNQQPLCIMYTDTEEAFKLKSRLIHLLPTFRGIAGEDSHKHLKEFHVVCSTMRPHGVTEEQIKLRAFPFSLADKAKDWLFYLPSGSITTWEGLKQQFLEKFFLASRAANIRKEICGIRHANGETLYEYWERFKQLCASCPHHQIPDQLLIQYFYEGLQPMDRSMVDAASRGALVNKTPDEAKLLISNIAENSQQFGARSEGMTRRVNEVNHVDLAYQLTELTTLVRQMAMGKVQTVKTCEICVAPEHVTDMCPTLQEDPYKQANAMGGWRNHPNFSYAQKPSGFQQPFSQKPPVQQPSSSQAGMSLEDMVKSLAESTFQMRQDQQRFEQETRAGMRSLEAQMSQLASSMSNFENGKGKLPS from the exons ATGCCtcgatcttctcgtacaggaAAACTTAAATTTGATCCGGAGATTGAGAAAATTGCAAGGAGGCTAACGAAGGAGACTAAATTGCTAAAACAACAAATTTCAGCAGCCTCACTCTTCGACATTGAAGGAAGTTCGGACTTGGGCAATTCATCAGTTGAATTGGAAGCAACCTTGCCACAACTCAACGAGACAATGGCAGGCCAAAGGACTTTGAGGGAACTTGCGACCCCAAATGTCAACCAACAACCTCTGTGCATCATGTACACAGACACTGAAGAAGCTTTTAAGCTAAAATCTAGATTAATTCACTTATTGCCCACTTTTCGTGGTATTGCAGGTGAGGACTCTCATAAGCACCTGAAGGAGTTCCATGTGGTGTGTTCCACCATGAGACCCCACGGCGTTACTGAGGAACAAATTAAGCTGCGGGCATTTCCATTCTCCTTAGCCGACAAGGCTAAAGATTGGCTCTTCTACTTGCCATCAGGGTCCATCACTACGTGGGAAGGTCTAAAACAACAATTCCTTGAGAAGTTCTTCCTAGCCTCCAGAGCCGCCAATATAAGGAAGGAGATATGCGGAATTAGGCATGCAAATGGAGAAACCCTCTATGAATACTGGGAGCGGTTTAAGCAACTATGTGCCAGTTGCCCGCATCATCAAATTCCTGACCAACTGTTAATCCAGTACTTCTACGAGGGACTCCAACCCATGGATAGGAGTATGGTAGATGCAGCCAGTAGAGGAGCGTTGGTCAATAAAACCCCAGATGAAGCCAAACTACTGATTTCAAACATAGCTGAGAACTCTCAGCAGTTTGGGGCCCGGTCCGAGGGCATGACtaggagagtcaatgaggtcaATCATGTTGACCTAGCATATCAGTTAACGGAGCTAACAACTTTGGTTCGACAGATGGCAATGGGGAAGGTTCAAACCGTTAAAACATGTGAGATATGTGTGGCTCCCGAACATGTAACCGACATGTGCCCAACTCTTCAGGAAGATCCATACAAGCAGGCCAATGCCATGGGAG GGTGGCGGAACCACCCCAACTTCAGCTATGCTCAGAAACCCTCGGGTTTCCAACAACCATTTTCACAGAAGCCGCCAGTACAACAACCGTCTTCATCTCAGGCTGGTATGTCCTTGGAAGATATGGTTAAATCATTAGCTGAGAGCACTTTTCAAATGCGGCAGGAccaacagaggtttgaacaagAGACACGCGCTGGCATGAGGTCTTTAGAGGCGCAGATGTCCCAACTAGCGTCCTCAATGAGCAATTTCGAGAATGGTAAGGGAAAACTACCATCTTAG